A section of the Meles meles chromosome 8, mMelMel3.1 paternal haplotype, whole genome shotgun sequence genome encodes:
- the LOC123948879 gene encoding olfactory receptor 52B4-like, whose amino-acid sequence MATLNYTGTSHSFFILVGIPGLEDQHMWISLPFFISYLVAVLGNSLLVFIIITERSLHEPMYLFLCMLAVADLILSTTTVPKALAIFWFHSGEISLDGCVTQIFFIHATFIAESGILLAMAFDRYVAICYPLRYTAVLSRAVIIRAALAVVMRSFSVILPDVFLVKRLPFCHSNVLPHTYCEHMAVAKFACADIHVNVWYGLSVLLSTVVLDALLILVSYTLILNAVFRLPSRGARQKALGTCGSHLGVISMFYLPGIFTIITQRFGHHVPLHTHILLANICMLAPPMLNPIIYGVKTKQIRERVVSTFHNGTMLSLCD is encoded by the coding sequence ATGGCAACCCTCAACTATACTGGTACCAGCCACTCATTCTTCATTCTGGTGGGCATCCCTGGCCTGGAAGACCAACACATGtggatttctcttcctttctttatttcctacCTGGTTGCTGTCCTTGGGAATAGTCTCCTTgtcttcatcatcatcactgaACGTAGCCTCCACGAACCCATGTACCTCTTCCTCTGCATGCTAGCTGTGGCTGACCTCATCCTGTCTACTACCACTGTGCCCAAAGCCCTGGCTATATTCTGGTTTCATTCTGGGGAGATCTCCCTTGATGGCTGTGTCACTCAAATCTTCTTCATCCATGCCACCTTCATTGCTGAATCAGGGATTCTCCTGGCCATGGCAtttgaccgctatgtggccatctgttaCCCATTGCGCTATACTGCAGTGCTCAGTCGTGCAGTAATCATAAGAGCTGCCCTGGCTGTGGTCATGAGAAGCTTCTCTGTGATACTCCCAGATGTGTTCCTGGTCAAGAGACTGCCTTTCTGCCATAGCAATGTGCTACCACATACCTACTGTGAGCACATGGCTGTTGCCAAGTTTGCTTGTGCTGATATTCATGTCAATGTCTGGTATGGCTTGTCTGTTCTCCTCTCTACTGTAGTGCTAGACGCCTTGCTCATCTTGGTTTCCTATACCCTCATCCTCAATGCAGTCTTCCGCCTCCCTTCCCGAGGAGCTCGGCAAAAGGCCCTGGGCACATGTGGCTCCCACCTTGGAGTCATTTCCATGTTCTACTTGCCTGGCATTTTTACAATAATTACCCAGCGGTTTGGGCATCATGTTCCCCTCCACACTCACATTCTGTTGGCCAATATCTGCATGTTAGCTCCTCCCATGCTGAATCCTATAATTTATGGGGTTAAGACCAAGCAGATTCGAGAGCGTGTGGTCAGTACTTTTCACAATGGAACCATGCTGAGTCTGTGTGACTAA